One region of Chryseobacterium muglaense genomic DNA includes:
- a CDS encoding PRTRC system ThiF family protein translates to MNTEKTAVHFTDNYLLNPTNPISVNLIGAGGTGSKVLTALMEINESLIALEHAGLQVRLWDDDVITSANLGRQRFAESETGLYKSVALINRCNRWAGTNWKAKTVKFEKDNFGRLPEQARAIFTITCVDNVQARFGVAEILKEISYRRHYQDEPKYWLDFGNSQDTGQVLLSTIGEIKQPNSEKYQMVASLPFVTDEFGELLKQSEQEDNTPSCSLAEALEYQDLFINSSLTQMGCSLLWNLFRRGMTEYKGFFHNLKDFRTHPIKVA, encoded by the coding sequence CATTTTACGGACAACTATTTACTCAATCCTACCAACCCGATTTCGGTAAACCTCATCGGAGCAGGTGGTACAGGCTCAAAAGTATTGACCGCCTTAATGGAAATAAATGAGAGTTTGATAGCATTGGAACACGCAGGGTTGCAAGTCCGCCTTTGGGATGATGATGTTATCACGAGTGCCAATTTGGGCAGACAGCGTTTTGCAGAAAGTGAAACAGGATTATACAAATCCGTTGCTTTAATCAATCGTTGCAACCGTTGGGCAGGTACAAATTGGAAAGCCAAAACGGTAAAATTTGAAAAAGACAATTTTGGCAGATTGCCCGAACAAGCAAGGGCAATCTTTACCATTACTTGTGTGGACAATGTACAGGCGAGGTTTGGCGTTGCTGAAATTCTTAAAGAAATAAGTTACCGCAGACACTACCAAGATGAGCCGAAGTATTGGTTGGATTTTGGCAACAGCCAAGATACAGGACAAGTGCTACTATCTACTATCGGAGAGATAAAGCAACCCAATTCCGAGAAATACCAAATGGTGGCAAGCCTGCCATTTGTTACCGATGAATTTGGCGAATTGCTGAAGCAATCCGAACAAGAAGACAACACGCCAAGTTGCTCCCTTGCCGAAGCATTGGAATACCAGGACTTGTTTATCAATTCCTCATTGACACAAATGGGTTGTTCTTTGCTGTGGAACTTATTCCGCAGAGGAATGACCGAATACAAGGGATTTTTTCATAATCTGAAAGATTTCCGTACCCACCCGATAAAAGTCGCCTGA
- a CDS encoding pPIWI-associating nuclease domain-containing protein has translation MEKAEKIKQLLLNQFEQDLFEASLASLNDRTNKLRFNNFAYSIRELSRHFLYNLAPEERVKNCVWFSPETTDGKPTRNQRTKYAVQGGIEDALLDSWGFDVDELKDMIKEVKETINTLSKYTHINPEVFDISDSEVERMSQDVLNSFIALVETIENYREDLKQFLDGHIEEHMISSVVTNFFENVDRLAPHHSLEYSEVSEYHISEINEYEIVVEVFGDLHVILEYGSNRERREGDGLDLPETFPFETKIRYQIDDDFPSTKFEVDDYDVDTSSWYGDDEDEI, from the coding sequence ATGGAAAAAGCAGAAAAAATAAAGCAATTATTATTAAATCAATTTGAACAGGATTTATTTGAAGCTTCACTTGCTAGCCTAAATGATCGAACAAACAAACTTCGCTTTAATAATTTTGCATACTCTATAAGGGAGTTATCACGACATTTTTTATATAACCTTGCACCTGAAGAACGTGTGAAAAATTGTGTTTGGTTTAGTCCCGAAACTACTGACGGAAAGCCTACAAGAAACCAAAGGACTAAATACGCAGTTCAAGGTGGAATAGAAGACGCTTTATTAGATAGCTGGGGATTTGATGTTGACGAACTTAAAGACATGATAAAGGAGGTAAAAGAAACAATCAATACTTTAAGCAAGTACACTCATATTAATCCTGAGGTGTTCGATATTAGCGATTCTGAAGTTGAGCGTATGAGCCAAGATGTACTTAACTCCTTCATTGCTTTAGTAGAAACAATTGAGAACTATCGTGAAGATCTTAAACAATTCCTTGATGGACATATTGAAGAGCATATGATATCATCCGTTGTAACTAATTTTTTTGAGAATGTTGATCGGCTCGCACCTCATCATTCATTGGAATATAGTGAGGTGTCAGAATATCATATTTCAGAAATTAATGAATATGAAATTGTAGTGGAAGTCTTTGGAGATTTACATGTGATTCTTGAATATGGATCTAATAGAGAAAGACGTGAAGGTGATGGATTAGACTTGCCAGAAACATTTCCTTTTGAAACGAAGATACGCTATCAAATCGATGATGATTTTCCATCCACTAAGTTTGAGGTTGATGATTACGATGTAGATACTTCAAGCTGGTATGGAGATGATGAAGATGAAATATAG